A segment of the Kluyveromyces marxianus DMKU3-1042 DNA, complete genome, chromosome 5 genome:
GCATAATGTTTTTCTTATGGATAGGAAATTTGGCTTTTGAAGTCAGTTTAGGTGGATACAGTGTGTCATGGGAATAGAAAGTAGGTATTGTATCAAATAGAGTAGTATTATTAGAACCACTGTCTGTAAAGATACAAAGAATTCACGTCTCTGCCTGgctattgttgttgcatttgTCTCCTTTTCAAATCTCATTTGAACATCTAAGTTACATAATAGCATAGTTGGAGAGGTTGTCGTTTTTGGACTGTGTGAAGAACATTTTAccattttttctatttACAAGCATAttcaaaatctttgaatctttgtctttgaaGATAACGGTGCAATCCTTAAAAACTGCTCGATCATTATCAAGCTCTTCTGTAAATTCTGCAAATTACCGTATAATCTAATGTCTTGCGCTACCCTTGTAGGATCTTGCAGTTCAGCGTGGGTTAATTTATACGATATTGGCATTATTTTAATGTCAACTTCGCATTCTTGCTTAAGATATTCAATTCGACAACCTTTATAACCAATAAGGAAACTAACTTCTAGACGATTGAGGTTCAATGGAAACTCCTGCATTGTGTTCAGCTTTTCTGTATTTGACTCATTTTCGATAAATGATGTCCAATCCtcctctcttttctcttctttttctgtacAACAAATCATCTTATTTACCTTAAGTGGGCACTCTATTAGAGATTGTAACAAAATGAGGTCATTGTTCACATCTTGAATACAACCTTCTAAACAAATATCGGTATGGTTCAATCTATAATTGGATTTTAATTCTTGAAGTGTTTGTGGTAGGTCAGCCGATTGGCAAAGCTTTACTAAGACAAACTTTTGGCTTGCAAGTAAAAATGATAAAACTTCAGCTTCACCCAGGTACCAAATCACATAATTCGATTCATCGAAACCCTCAAAATGAAGGAAAGAAGTTGGTGTCCtgcttttgttttttataTCTATAAACCATCTACCAGCTATCAATGGAATTCTTTTCTGAAATGAAACCTTAAGGTCAGAGTTACTTTTCGAAACACTATTAGTTGCAAGTAAATGTTGTTCCTGATGGTTGCTAATATCTTTCAAGATTTCTCTTCTAGAAGTCATCCCTCAAGCGGGGTTATTGTTAAATGATTATCCTGGTGTCCCTCCTAAAATAAATCCTCGGCggctatatatatagacCCTGACTTTAAACCAAAAAAGGAAGTAAATTAGTTAGCACTTAAAAGAAACACTTAATAAAATGACAGCcacttctttgaaaacacTCGAATGATTATAGCAGAAAACGAAACCACAGTCCAAAATTTACTTGTCTTCTTCTAGGTTTCGAATGATGCTACTTCTAAGAATCGagtaatatttttaattaaACGGAAATGCTATTTCgaaaattgaacaagaacaaaaactgCTATAAACTGCTCCGTTGAGAGAAAATCAGGTCTTCACTTATTATATAAAACCTCTTATGATAAGGGTAACAATATTTACACATTCAAGCTACCCACGCAAAAGTATATTACAATCCTTTATTATATCT
Coding sequences within it:
- the MER1 gene encoding Mer1p, translated to MTSRREILKDISNHQEQHLLATNSVSKSNSDLKVSFQKRIPLIAGRWFIDIKNKSRTPTSFLHFEGFDESNYVIWYLGEAEVLSFLLASQKFVLVKLCQSADLPQTLQELKSNYRLNHTDICLEGCIQDVNNDLILLQSLIECPLKVNKMICCTEKEEKREEDWTSFIENESNTEKLNTMQEFPLNLNRLEVSFLIGYKGCRIEYLKQECEVDIKIMPISYKLTHAELQDPTRVAQDIRLYGNLQNLQKSLIMIEQFLRIAPLSSKTKIQRF